The segment CCTGCTCGAGCGCTTTGGGCAGGGGGAACTATAGGGAACTATAGGGCGAACCAGCGGGACGGTATGCTGGAGTAGCATGACCCCGACCTTGCGCTTTCTCGGCGCTTCCGACTCGCAGGGGGTGCCGCGCTGGTGGTGCGACTGTACAGTTTGCACGGAGGCTCGCACCACGGGCGTCAACGCCCGCAGCCGGCCCTCGGTGGTGATCGAGGGCGCTGCCGAGAGTCCTGAGCGCGTGCTCGTCGACGCCTCGCCCGAACTCCGGACGCAGTGCGCGCGCGAGGGGCTGCGGGGCTTTGGCGCCGCGCTCATCAGCCACGCGCACAACGACCATGTCCTGGGCCTGGGCGACTTGGCCGACCGGGCGCGCTGGACCAGGGAGCCCTGCCCCGTTTTTGCCCCCGCCGAGGTGCTGCCGGCGCTCCGCGAGCGCTTCGCCTACCTGACGCGGGGAGGTTACCCCGAGCGGGTTCCTTTTAGAGCGCTCGAGCAAAGCTCCAGAACCTTCGCGGGCTATAGGCTCAGCGCGGTCAGGGTGCCGCACGGCTTTAACGGCTGGGCCTACGGTTTTCGCTTCGACGGCGAGAGCAGCCGTCCCGGCTCGAGCTGGGCCTATATCCCCGACAGTCTCAACCTGCAAGACCTCTCGCCCTGGCGGGGCTTGGGGCTGCTCGTGCTCGGCACCAGCTGCTACCGCGAGACCGCCCCCGTCCACAGTCGCAGCGTCTACGACGTGCAAGAGGCCCTGGGGCTGATCAGCGAGCTCAAACCCGCAGGCACCGTCCTCACCCACCTCGGCCACGGCGTCGACGCGCGCGAGCCGGCGCCCGAGGGCACCATCTACGCCTACGACGGGCTCAGGCTCGAGCTGCCGTGGTGAGGTCCGTGGTGAGGTCCGTGGTGACGCTGTGGTAGAGACCGGCCTGCGCCTCGAGGGCCTTTCCAAAGGCTACGGCACGGTGCGCGCCGTAGCCGGCGTATCGCTGGCGCTGG is part of the Deinococcota bacterium genome and harbors:
- a CDS encoding MBL fold metallo-hydrolase, which encodes MTPTLRFLGASDSQGVPRWWCDCTVCTEARTTGVNARSRPSVVIEGAAESPERVLVDASPELRTQCAREGLRGFGAALISHAHNDHVLGLGDLADRARWTREPCPVFAPAEVLPALRERFAYLTRGGYPERVPFRALEQSSRTFAGYRLSAVRVPHGFNGWAYGFRFDGESSRPGSSWAYIPDSLNLQDLSPWRGLGLLVLGTSCYRETAPVHSRSVYDVQEALGLISELKPAGTVLTHLGHGVDAREPAPEGTIYAYDGLRLELPW